CCGCTGGTTGGCCAGCGCCAGCCCGATCATGATCAGCCACAGCACCAGACCGGCCGCGCTCGCATAGCCGACGTCGTACTTTTCGAAGGCGGTGTGCCAGATGTAGTAGCCGAGGGTCAGCGTGCTGTCCTGCGGACCGCCTCTGGTCAGCACGTAGATCGACTCGAACGAGCGCGTCGACTCGAGCATGCCGAGCGTGAGTGTCACGGTCACGTACGGAAGGATCGCCGGCAGCACGATGTGCCACAGCCGCCGCGCGGCGCCGGCGCCGTCCACCGTCGCCGCCTCGAGATGCTCGCGCGGCACACCCTGCAGCGCCGCGAGATAAATCACCATGAAAAGGCCCATGTTCTTCCAGCCCTCGACGACCGCGAGAGCAGGCAACGCCCAGTGCGTGTCGAGAAGGAAGTCGATCGGCCCCAGCCCAACCAGTGACAGCAGCCAGTTGACGACGCCTTCCTGGCTGAGCAGATAGCGCCAGGCGACCGCCACCGCGACCATGCTCGTGACGACCGGCAGATAGTACGCGGCGCGGAAGGCGTGGATGCCGCGCAGCCGCCGGTTGACCAACATGGCGAGGAAAAGCGGCAGCACCACCGCGAACGGCAGGAACATCGCCATGAACAGGAAGGTGTTGCCGATGGCGTGGTGGAACTGCGGATCGGCGGCCAGCCGGAGAAAGTTGTCCAGGCCGACATATCTCACCGGTGTGACGATCCGGTAGGACGACACCGACATCTGCAGCGAGATGAACGCCGGCCAGCCGAACATCAGCGCGAACAGCAGCAGGCCGGGCAGCATGAACAGGTACGGTGTCCAGGCCTTCTGGCCGACCACGCGGCGCGGACCGTGCCGGGGCCGGCGGACTCGGGGGATCAGTCCAGTCGCTGCCATGGATGTCCTAAAGCATCGTTTCCGGATCGGACGGTGTCAGGGTGGCCGTCAGCTGGTGACCTGTCAAGGCCCACCGCGACCCGAAACCGAAAGAAATCCTCGGACGGGGTTGACGCGCGCGCTCAGACAGGCCACATTCTCCAGTGTCCGAAGGAGCGGTTTCGGACAATGCTGTTGAGGAGTTGCTATGGCACGTACGCGCGTACGCCGGCTCACCGTCCTCGGTGCGGTGCTGTCGGCGGCTGTCCTGCTGCTGACCGGATGCATCGGCGGTCAGGTCGCCGGAAGCGGCGGGAACGGTGAGAAGTACGCCGGTGAGATCGAGTGGTGGACGATCAACCTGCAGAAAAACTACTCCGCCTACATCAACGGTCTGATCGGTACGTACCAGGCGGCGCATCCGGACGTGAAGATCCGCTGGGTCGACGTGCCCGGGCAGGACATCACCACCAAGCTGCTGGCCGCGATCGCCGGCGACAAGGTGCCGGACGCGGTCAACTTCACCTCCAACACGACCGGCCTGTTCGCCGGCAACATGGCCGATCTCGGACAGTTCTTCAGCGCCAAGGACCTCAGCGCGTACGCGTCGGCGCTCAGCAGGCCGCTGAAAGACCGGGCCGGCAAGCAGATCGCGATCCCGTGGTACAACGGCGGCGCCGGTCTCGGCGTCTATCGCAAATCCGCATTGGCCAAAACCGGATTCGATCCGGCGAAACCGCCGAAAACCTGGGACGACGCGCTGGCGCTCGCGCAACGCGTGAAGGACAGTGGCGGCGGCTACGGCACCAACGCGATGGCCTACAGCTACACCATGCAGAGCGAAGGTGTGCCGCTGATTTCCCCTGACCGCAAGAAAGCGGCCTTCAACACGCCGCAGGCGGCGGCGATTTTGGCGAAGTTCAAGAAGTACCTGGACAGCGGCGCGATCGCGCCTGGTGTGCTCGGCAAGGATCCCCGGTCGTACGCTCAAAACCTGTCGAACAAGCTGATCACCTTCATGCCGACCGACACCTCCAGCAACCTGGTGGGGTTGCAGAAGAACTCGCCGGACGTGTACGCCGACAGTGTCGTCGAGCCGGCGGTGACCGGACCCTCCGGCGTGCAGCTGATGAACAGCCAGCAGGTTTTCGGCATCCCGGCCGGCTCGCAGCACAAGGCGGCGGCCGCGGAGTGGCTGAAGTTCGTCACCTCGCCGGCCAACCAGCTGGCCTTCTGCAAGATCGTCGCGATCTATCCGTCCACAGTGGACACGCTGAAGGATCCGTACTTCACCGACATCACCGGCAACACGCCGGCCGACCAGGGACGGCGCGTGCTCGTGCAGACCTTTCCGAAGATCGTCGACGCCTCGCTCGGCTCGGGCAACGACGAGAACCTGCGCAACATCTTCGACGAACAGGTGCGTGCCTACATGACCGGCTCGAAGACGGCGGTTCAGGCGTTGAACGACGCCGCGCAGCAGTGGAACACCGAGCTGGCGAAGGCGAGCTGATGAGCGACCAGTTGCGGATCGGCATTGTCGGCGCCGGCATCATGGGACGGGGCAACGCGCTGTCGCTGTCCGGCGAGCGTGACGTGGTCGTCACGGTCGTCACCAGCCGTACCCGCGCGGCGGCCGAATCTCTTGCCGCGACACAGAAAGCGCGAGTGGCCGACAGCCTCGACGAGCTGTTGGCCGCGGACGACGTCGACGCGGTCGTGCTGACCACGCCCGACCACCTGCACGGCGACATGATGGTCCGTGCCGCCGAGGCCGGAAAGCACATCCTGGTGGAGAAACCGTTCACCACCTCGGTCGCCGAGGCCGACCGCGCGGTGGCGGCGATCCGATCGGCCGGCGTCGTGGCGATGTGCCTGTTCAACCACCGCTGGGTCCCGGCGTACGCGCAGGCCAAGGAGCTGGCCGCCGGCCTCGGCGAAGCCGTGGTCGGCTATGCGCGCAAGGACGACACGATCCACGTGCCGACGAAGATGTTGAGCTGGGCCGACAAAACCACCTGCGCGTGGTTTCTTTCCAGCCATGACATCGATCTGATGAACTGGCTCGTTGACGACCGGGTCGTACGTGTCTATGCCACGGCCCGCTGTGGCAAGCTGCGCAAGCTCGGCATCGACACGCCGGACGCGGTGCAGATCCAGGCCGAATACTCGCGTGGGGCGACTGCGACCTTCGAGTCGGCGTGGATCTATCCGGAGACGTTTCCGACGATGGTCGACTCGTACGTGACGCTGGCCTGCGACGACGGCGTCGTGCAGATCGACCGGCAGAAGGAAAACGTCGCGCTGGCAACGGAAAACGCGTACGCGTATCCGCGCAACATGCTGCAGCGCGTCATGCACGGCGTGCCGGCCGGTGCCTATCGCGACGCCATCCGGCATTTCGTCGACTGCTGCCTGACCGGCGCGCAACCCCTGATCACGGTGGAAAGTTCGCGTGACGTGAC
The nucleotide sequence above comes from Fodinicola acaciae. Encoded proteins:
- a CDS encoding Gfo/Idh/MocA family protein, translating into MSDQLRIGIVGAGIMGRGNALSLSGERDVVVTVVTSRTRAAAESLAATQKARVADSLDELLAADDVDAVVLTTPDHLHGDMMVRAAEAGKHILVEKPFTTSVAEADRAVAAIRSAGVVAMCLFNHRWVPAYAQAKELAAGLGEAVVGYARKDDTIHVPTKMLSWADKTTCAWFLSSHDIDLMNWLVDDRVVRVYATARCGKLRKLGIDTPDAVQIQAEYSRGATATFESAWIYPETFPTMVDSYVTLACDDGVVQIDRQKENVALATENAYAYPRNMLQRVMHGVPAGAYRDAIRHFVDCCLTGAQPLITVESSRDVTAVLEAAHESIRTRQPVDVSG
- a CDS encoding carbohydrate ABC transporter permease — its product is MAATGLIPRVRRPRHGPRRVVGQKAWTPYLFMLPGLLLFALMFGWPAFISLQMSVSSYRIVTPVRYVGLDNFLRLAADPQFHHAIGNTFLFMAMFLPFAVVLPLFLAMLVNRRLRGIHAFRAAYYLPVVTSMVAVAVAWRYLLSQEGVVNWLLSLVGLGPIDFLLDTHWALPALAVVEGWKNMGLFMVIYLAALQGVPREHLEAATVDGAGAARRLWHIVLPAILPYVTVTLTLGMLESTRSFESIYVLTRGGPQDSTLTLGYYIWHTAFEKYDVGYASAAGLVLWLIMIGLALANQRLTRRRDA
- a CDS encoding extracellular solute-binding protein translates to MARTRVRRLTVLGAVLSAAVLLLTGCIGGQVAGSGGNGEKYAGEIEWWTINLQKNYSAYINGLIGTYQAAHPDVKIRWVDVPGQDITTKLLAAIAGDKVPDAVNFTSNTTGLFAGNMADLGQFFSAKDLSAYASALSRPLKDRAGKQIAIPWYNGGAGLGVYRKSALAKTGFDPAKPPKTWDDALALAQRVKDSGGGYGTNAMAYSYTMQSEGVPLISPDRKKAAFNTPQAAAILAKFKKYLDSGAIAPGVLGKDPRSYAQNLSNKLITFMPTDTSSNLVGLQKNSPDVYADSVVEPAVTGPSGVQLMNSQQVFGIPAGSQHKAAAAEWLKFVTSPANQLAFCKIVAIYPSTVDTLKDPYFTDITGNTPADQGRRVLVQTFPKIVDASLGSGNDENLRNIFDEQVRAYMTGSKTAVQALNDAAQQWNTELAKAS